From the Oleiharenicola lentus genome, one window contains:
- a CDS encoding S9 family peptidase — protein sequence MHPNRLLLLFVALCALAIHGRAAADVKRALSHVDFDGWRSISGQVLSRDGRFLTYAYMPQEGDGEVIVRELAGTQEWRAPVGALPPVLMTGSEADPERPPPRRSVNVTLTSDSRFAVANTFPARADTLQALRAGKSGAELPPEGLVIVELATGRAVPIAGVKSLQVPARGGSWLAYLKTEGELVLRELNSAAERSFPGVTEYSFSRDGRTLLFATASATAAENGVFAVTPGDQAPPLVLASGPGRYRKITWNRTQTEAAFLTDRDEAPAPMPRMAVYHWRRGSGAAGRVLPADAPGLPGGWIVSGDAAPAFTYDGNRLLVSTRPALNAPDPRFAALLEEEKIRADLWRWNDDFIPPLQKVQAEKERQRAYVGTLDLASGRFVQLADPTLALLTFNNDGSKAFGLDDRPYRRRIDYDGIYHDLYFVDATSGSRKLLAREVGEKAGVRWSHDNRWLAWYADRQWFVADSRDGSVHPVSQALPFPVHNERHDMPEMPGAYGSAGWSRDGQSLLIYDRFDLWQVFPDGRPARNLTGGFGRLNQIELRLNNLAGNEPEHEIRGIDLDRALTFRGEHQDTRDTGFFRFSSADSAPQRLLWAAKDHRFVGRALEADTLMLTASRFDEFPDILVTDTNFESPRKVTGGGAQLAPFLWGSASLVRYRGPDGQPLSGMLCKPANFDPTRKYPMIVYIYERLSANLHRFFLPAPLAVIEPSFYTSNGYVVLMPDIAYTTGKPGASAYQCVMAAVDAVVAQGFVDENALGLEGHSWGGYETCYILTQTGRFRAAEAGAIVGNMTSASGAIGESSGRSRQFKYEKNQSRIGATLQEAPHLYVENSPVFFAHRVTTPLLILHNDHDDIVPWPQAVEFFLALRRAGKEAYLFNYNDELHSLRRRADQKDFARRMHQFFDHFLKGVPQPAWMSDGIPYLDREEEKLRFRDPP from the coding sequence ATGCACCCCAATCGACTCCTTCTGCTATTCGTCGCGCTTTGCGCCCTGGCCATCCATGGCCGGGCGGCCGCTGACGTAAAGCGGGCATTAAGCCATGTGGATTTCGACGGGTGGCGGAGCATTTCCGGCCAGGTGCTTTCGCGCGACGGTCGGTTCCTCACCTACGCCTACATGCCGCAGGAGGGCGACGGGGAGGTGATCGTGCGGGAACTTGCCGGCACACAAGAATGGCGTGCCCCCGTCGGGGCCCTGCCGCCGGTGTTGATGACGGGGTCGGAGGCCGACCCGGAACGGCCGCCCCCGCGCCGGTCCGTCAACGTGACGCTCACGAGCGACAGTCGCTTTGCCGTCGCCAACACGTTTCCGGCCCGTGCGGACACGCTCCAAGCGTTGCGCGCCGGCAAATCGGGCGCCGAGTTGCCGCCGGAGGGACTCGTTATCGTCGAACTCGCCACCGGCCGCGCGGTGCCCATCGCCGGGGTGAAAAGCCTGCAAGTGCCGGCCCGCGGCGGCTCCTGGCTGGCCTACCTGAAAACCGAAGGTGAACTTGTGCTGCGCGAGCTGAACTCGGCCGCCGAACGCAGCTTTCCCGGTGTCACCGAATATTCGTTCTCTCGCGACGGACGGACGCTCCTGTTTGCCACCGCGTCCGCCACTGCGGCTGAAAACGGCGTATTCGCCGTCACGCCCGGTGACCAGGCCCCACCCCTGGTGCTTGCCTCCGGACCGGGGCGCTACCGTAAAATCACCTGGAACCGCACGCAGACTGAAGCGGCCTTCCTCACCGACCGCGACGAAGCGCCCGCCCCGATGCCCCGGATGGCGGTTTACCACTGGAGACGCGGTTCCGGTGCGGCCGGGCGTGTTCTCCCCGCGGATGCGCCGGGTTTGCCGGGCGGCTGGATTGTCAGCGGCGATGCCGCCCCCGCCTTCACCTACGACGGCAACCGGCTTTTGGTTTCTACCCGGCCCGCACTCAATGCACCCGATCCCCGGTTCGCGGCGCTGCTCGAGGAGGAAAAGATCCGCGCCGACCTTTGGCGCTGGAACGACGATTTCATCCCGCCACTGCAGAAGGTGCAGGCGGAGAAAGAACGGCAGCGCGCCTACGTCGGCACTCTGGACCTGGCTAGCGGTCGTTTTGTCCAGCTGGCTGATCCGACCCTCGCCTTGCTGACTTTCAACAACGACGGTTCCAAGGCCTTCGGCCTCGATGACCGCCCCTATCGCCGGCGCATCGACTACGACGGGATTTATCATGATCTCTACTTCGTGGACGCGACTTCAGGCTCCCGGAAGCTCCTCGCGCGGGAAGTCGGTGAGAAAGCCGGCGTTCGCTGGTCTCACGACAACCGCTGGCTCGCCTGGTATGCCGACCGGCAGTGGTTCGTCGCCGACAGCCGTGACGGCTCCGTGCACCCGGTCAGCCAGGCCCTGCCGTTTCCCGTCCACAACGAGCGGCACGACATGCCGGAGATGCCCGGCGCCTACGGCTCCGCCGGGTGGAGTCGTGACGGCCAGTCCCTGCTCATCTATGATCGCTTTGATCTCTGGCAGGTTTTCCCCGACGGTCGCCCCGCCCGTAATTTGACGGGCGGCTTCGGCCGGCTGAACCAGATTGAACTGCGGCTGAACAACCTCGCAGGCAACGAGCCCGAGCATGAAATCCGCGGCATCGACCTCGACCGTGCGCTGACCTTTCGCGGGGAACACCAAGACACCCGCGACACCGGCTTCTTCCGGTTCAGTTCGGCGGACTCCGCTCCGCAACGCCTCCTTTGGGCCGCCAAGGATCACCGCTTCGTCGGTCGTGCCCTGGAAGCCGACACCCTCATGCTCACCGCGTCACGTTTCGACGAGTTTCCTGACATCCTCGTTACCGACACCAATTTTGAATCTCCCCGCAAGGTGACCGGGGGCGGCGCCCAACTCGCGCCCTTCCTCTGGGGTTCGGCCAGCCTCGTCCGCTACCGCGGACCGGACGGGCAACCGTTGTCCGGTATGCTCTGCAAACCGGCGAACTTCGATCCGACGAGGAAGTATCCGATGATCGTTTACATCTACGAGCGGCTCTCGGCCAATCTGCACCGCTTCTTCCTGCCCGCACCGCTGGCGGTGATTGAACCGAGCTTCTACACCAGCAACGGCTACGTCGTGCTCATGCCGGACATCGCCTACACCACCGGCAAACCCGGCGCGAGCGCCTACCAGTGCGTCATGGCCGCGGTCGATGCGGTCGTGGCACAGGGCTTCGTGGACGAGAACGCGCTCGGACTCGAGGGGCATTCGTGGGGCGGCTACGAGACCTGCTACATCCTCACGCAAACCGGCCGTTTCCGCGCCGCCGAGGCCGGCGCGATCGTGGGCAACATGACCAGCGCCTCCGGTGCCATCGGCGAAAGCTCCGGACGCTCCCGTCAGTTCAAATACGAAAAGAACCAGAGCCGAATCGGCGCCACCCTGCAGGAGGCTCCGCACCTGTATGTGGAGAATTCGCCGGTCTTTTTTGCGCACCGCGTCACCACGCCGCTGCTGATCCTGCACAACGACCACGACGATATCGTGCCGTGGCCGCAGGCCGTCGAGTTCTTCCTCGCTCTGCGCCGCGCCGGCAAGGAGGCCTATCTTTTCAACTACAACGACGAACTGCACAGCCTGCGCCGGCGGGCCGACCAAAAGGATTTTGCCCGCCGCATGCACCAGTTCTTCGACCACTTTCTCAAGGGTGTGCCCCAACCTGCGTGGATGTCCGACGGAATTCCCTACCTTGATCGTGAGGAGGAAAAGCTCCGCTTCCGCGACCCACCCTGA
- a CDS encoding GxGYxYP domain-containing protein — MRCALLFFALLLAPLLTAAENARSAFVMHWDGQWQVAGGLPEKVLLVSLQGLANRAAPQLYVVHPRDFQWEITEPLFDFYQRKHGVRFTGLKTAEEALSRFAGAAKGYVVWDPAVPATLNVAFTIAGLEDALVVTAGLVPLVEKHGLKPIDDLRGRYTGQTDAQIYGDAVRRYWARCTHDSIMLMGGHAGAVRQPAMGDWGVRQRMFFQDLSANPKHPEELALAQKLLSELNPGATVFGWHSYAKDTEEQWTTLLSGYGLKMEGLHNLPNLSFNCQFGFTPGFKFTNSHRVARDAKLTAAAKVYLSFVQSDSIGIGVWTKPGRGKLPFAWQVTMNWTKFSPAALEYFHESATPNDYFIGGLSGPGYMYPNHIPADRFPLLMKEARELMAVLDEHVMEIMDNSAADGNVGNADLTKETVDRYYEAFPDVIGFINGYGPARTRDLRDTRPLISYDYYIDPRRPRTEVAADLNELIALNATRPYFLLVHVRESNDVNSLVEVVKQLDGPVEVVPLDVFLKLAASKKTYTTRYQDPDDPKHFHGYK, encoded by the coding sequence ATGCGCTGCGCCCTTTTATTTTTCGCCCTGCTGCTCGCCCCCTTGTTGACCGCCGCCGAAAACGCGCGGTCGGCCTTCGTCATGCATTGGGACGGCCAATGGCAGGTCGCTGGCGGTTTGCCCGAAAAAGTCCTGCTCGTCAGCCTGCAGGGCCTCGCCAACCGCGCCGCCCCGCAGCTTTACGTCGTCCACCCGCGGGACTTCCAGTGGGAGATCACCGAGCCGCTCTTCGATTTCTACCAACGCAAGCACGGCGTTCGCTTCACCGGGCTCAAGACCGCCGAGGAGGCGCTGAGCCGGTTCGCCGGCGCCGCGAAGGGTTATGTCGTCTGGGACCCGGCCGTGCCCGCAACGTTGAACGTGGCCTTCACCATCGCCGGCCTCGAGGACGCGCTCGTCGTGACCGCCGGCCTTGTCCCCCTCGTGGAGAAACACGGCCTGAAGCCCATTGACGACCTGCGCGGTCGCTACACCGGCCAGACCGACGCCCAGATTTACGGCGATGCGGTCCGGCGCTACTGGGCACGTTGCACGCACGACAGCATCATGCTCATGGGCGGACACGCCGGTGCCGTGCGCCAACCCGCCATGGGCGACTGGGGCGTGCGCCAGCGGATGTTTTTCCAGGATCTCTCGGCCAATCCCAAGCACCCGGAGGAACTCGCCCTCGCCCAGAAACTCCTTTCTGAACTCAATCCCGGTGCCACGGTCTTCGGCTGGCACTCCTACGCGAAGGACACCGAGGAGCAGTGGACCACCCTGCTCTCCGGCTACGGCCTCAAGATGGAGGGGCTGCACAATCTCCCGAACCTCAGCTTCAACTGCCAGTTCGGTTTCACCCCGGGTTTCAAGTTCACGAACTCCCACCGCGTGGCGCGCGATGCCAAGCTCACGGCAGCGGCAAAGGTTTACCTCTCCTTTGTCCAGTCCGACAGCATCGGCATCGGCGTCTGGACCAAACCCGGTCGCGGCAAGCTGCCCTTCGCGTGGCAGGTCACGATGAACTGGACGAAGTTCTCGCCCGCCGCCCTCGAGTATTTCCACGAAAGCGCGACACCGAACGACTACTTCATCGGCGGGCTCTCGGGGCCGGGATACATGTATCCCAACCATATTCCCGCCGACCGCTTCCCGCTGCTCATGAAGGAGGCCCGCGAGCTGATGGCCGTGCTCGACGAGCATGTGATGGAAATCATGGACAACTCCGCCGCCGACGGAAACGTGGGCAACGCCGACCTCACCAAGGAAACGGTGGACCGCTATTACGAAGCGTTTCCCGATGTGATCGGCTTCATCAACGGCTACGGTCCCGCCCGCACCCGCGACCTCCGCGACACCCGGCCGCTGATTTCCTACGACTACTATATCGACCCGCGCCGCCCGCGCACCGAGGTGGCGGCCGATCTCAACGAGCTCATCGCCCTCAACGCCACCCGGCCCTACTTCCTCCTCGTGCACGTCCGCGAATCCAACGACGTCAACAGCCTCGTCGAGGTGGTCAAGCAGCTCGACGGGCCCGTCGAAGTCGTGCCGCTCGACGTTTTCCTGAAGCTGGCCGCGAGCAAGAAGACCTACACGACCCGCTATCAGGACCCCGACGACCCCAAGCACTTCCACGGCTACAAGTGA
- a CDS encoding GxGYxYP domain-containing protein, with protein sequence MSLLRRLFATVILALGAVFAPAQPAGTVKTGPAPAAATLIPLSENWQLTGDLPAHALLISLQGLANRGQPRLYLEYPKNWQWEIVHPLVGFLEKRHGLKFDRLGLNDTAAALARFGTRAKGVVVWDKAVRSSLIVAFTIAGVEDLVVVNEDQLALAAAQGLKPVVDLRGKFTGQPDHVIYQWAYDHYYARCSRDYYVVMGGEAGAVMQPGIADFGIQQSAFFTDLSANPKHPEELALLKRILGGQNPASIVLGWHSYAKDTEGQHTTLIGNYGLMMEGLHNLPNVSFTSQIALTPDFRFTNNHHVAPDANLQAGNKVYVCAVATDSMGIGSWTKPGRGRIPYTWQVLMNWVWMNPPALQFFYEDKSPNDYFIGGLSGPGYLYPKSIPADKFPALAAIGRKLMKQLDLRVLEIMDYSEGNRHVGNTDLPRELVDRYYAEYPDALGFINGYGTARTFDLRDGRPFLSYDYYLAIERPEDEAAADLEELMQLNPARPYFLLMHVRERNTIEKVANVIGRLSEPVEVVPLDVFLKLAASAKTYRTYHRQPSDPVNHNP encoded by the coding sequence ATGAGCCTGCTCCGCCGTCTTTTCGCCACGGTCATTCTGGCCCTGGGCGCCGTCTTCGCCCCGGCCCAACCCGCCGGCACGGTCAAAACCGGACCCGCGCCCGCCGCAGCCACGCTCATTCCACTGTCCGAAAACTGGCAGCTGACGGGCGACCTGCCCGCGCACGCCCTGCTCATTTCTCTTCAAGGCCTCGCCAACCGCGGCCAACCCCGCCTTTACCTCGAATACCCCAAGAACTGGCAGTGGGAGATCGTTCACCCACTGGTCGGGTTTCTTGAAAAGCGCCACGGCCTTAAGTTCGACCGCCTCGGCCTCAATGACACTGCGGCCGCCCTCGCCCGCTTCGGGACCCGGGCGAAGGGGGTTGTGGTGTGGGACAAAGCCGTTCGCTCCTCTCTCATCGTGGCCTTCACCATCGCCGGCGTCGAGGACCTCGTCGTCGTCAACGAAGACCAGCTCGCACTCGCCGCGGCGCAGGGCCTGAAGCCGGTCGTTGACCTTCGTGGAAAGTTCACCGGCCAGCCCGACCATGTCATCTACCAGTGGGCCTACGATCACTACTATGCCCGCTGCTCGCGCGATTACTACGTGGTGATGGGCGGCGAAGCCGGTGCCGTTATGCAGCCGGGGATCGCCGACTTCGGCATCCAGCAAAGCGCCTTCTTCACGGACCTCTCCGCCAATCCGAAACACCCCGAGGAACTCGCCCTGCTGAAACGCATCCTCGGCGGCCAGAACCCGGCGAGCATCGTCCTCGGCTGGCACTCCTACGCCAAGGATACCGAGGGCCAGCACACCACCCTCATCGGGAATTACGGGCTCATGATGGAGGGCCTGCACAACCTGCCCAACGTCTCGTTCACCTCGCAGATCGCGCTCACGCCCGACTTCCGCTTCACCAACAACCATCACGTCGCGCCCGACGCCAACCTACAGGCCGGGAACAAGGTCTATGTCTGCGCCGTCGCCACCGACTCGATGGGTATCGGCAGCTGGACCAAGCCGGGACGCGGACGCATTCCCTACACCTGGCAGGTGCTGATGAACTGGGTCTGGATGAATCCGCCCGCGCTCCAGTTCTTCTACGAGGACAAATCACCCAACGACTACTTCATCGGCGGGCTGTCGGGTCCGGGTTATCTCTATCCCAAGTCCATCCCGGCCGACAAATTCCCCGCGCTCGCCGCCATCGGCCGCAAGCTCATGAAGCAGCTCGATCTGCGCGTGCTCGAAATCATGGACTACTCGGAAGGCAACCGCCACGTCGGCAACACCGACTTGCCGCGGGAACTCGTGGACCGCTACTACGCGGAATACCCGGATGCCCTCGGCTTCATCAACGGTTACGGCACCGCCCGCACCTTCGATCTGCGCGACGGCAGGCCATTCCTGAGCTACGACTACTACCTGGCGATTGAGCGCCCCGAGGACGAGGCCGCCGCCGACCTCGAGGAACTCATGCAGCTCAATCCCGCGCGCCCTTACTTCCTGCTCATGCACGTGCGGGAACGGAACACGATCGAGAAGGTCGCCAACGTGATCGGCCGGCTGAGCGAGCCCGTCGAGGTTGTGCCGCTTGACGTGTTCCTGAAGCTCGCCGCCAGCGCCAAGACTTACCGCACCTATCACCGGCAGCCGTCCGATCCCGTGAACCACAATCCCTGA
- a CDS encoding TonB-dependent siderophore receptor, giving the protein MNPHKTPIDLAKRIMAIGLAGLLTTSTATAQSTDANAFRQLQEENAALRKRLAEIEGRTQPATPSDTRPQAAAPAVQPAATSLAAEPVDKDVLVLSPFEVSGEKDYGYLKTNSATATKIGMDIQKVPLNISVISEDFIKDTNMKDIQDVLRYQSSSAGDGRMGIIQPATGFTPSGIMTLRGFPINSRLRNGLLRYNAYSLDNVERVEVIKGPAAVFFGNAFPGGVINYVTKQPSFSKIPTTVTASYSGYDDRIGGERVTLDTNQVFSEKAAMRVVGAWDNGIGNQRFEYQKGYSVNAGLTLIPFKSGRLKVAIEGEVLQRLRNQDDNSYIWPTQWLDDYKAPPAALLTLTGLSATAYQARIFNNVGQWIADKRNAANDQYLPLYTSVARGAYITDASGNRVLDEKFNYYGSGTYTKDENSTFAVVTDFKATDWLDIRHNYTSVQSRFDRVFSSANPYADGRRYNLGGVATQGYQIDAYYHQLDAVFKASFAGMDNKILVGGLMGETYNSFYGSNNHTNLFPFYGYLPGAYDKPDEGYVSPIPAAFRHPVLGWGVDKQFIRDRFGKILTPQQIFSEYDPGVHMNPDIRRITPIDRGLVDHSRPKREEWYVNWQGSAFDNRLTAFLGYREEKTSTVGQLVAANPPWFIVDDFALQNIPQADWVTYGLSPIFSRPRTTKGSSKMIGASFEVKKNVSVYASVSQTFLPSGVTYLGGDYDPNAVNTRATLLGLNGSTENARLVSEGGLTEVQNEKGLNMEFGVKVALDDNKIVGTASVFRVNRKNRVLDDTLRQFNEPLNYLLPNKQGTFSRIVRWYSASAEEENEGAEFEVIWTPKRNYQAVISGSWIWRSETLADPSLALTPTSTVAQRIQNEITFSSRLINTPEFRFNVFQKYTFSDNFIGDYGRGFSIGLGTRYSSEINIQNNVNMWTARGGLAAGDYVVFDTVFSYPFEVFGYKLSGTLNVSNVTDKEYSEGNYNLAEPRSYMFSLGMKF; this is encoded by the coding sequence ATGAACCCCCATAAAACCCCCATCGACCTCGCCAAACGAATCATGGCGATCGGTCTGGCGGGATTGCTGACGACCTCGACTGCCACCGCGCAATCGACGGACGCCAATGCATTCCGCCAACTCCAGGAAGAGAACGCTGCCCTGCGCAAGCGCCTCGCCGAAATCGAGGGCCGGACCCAGCCCGCCACCCCGTCCGACACGCGACCCCAGGCCGCCGCCCCCGCCGTGCAACCGGCCGCCACCAGCCTGGCCGCCGAACCGGTGGACAAGGACGTTCTCGTGCTTTCACCCTTCGAGGTGAGTGGCGAAAAGGATTATGGTTACCTGAAAACCAATTCCGCCACCGCGACCAAGATCGGCATGGATATCCAAAAAGTCCCGCTGAACATCTCGGTCATCTCGGAGGACTTCATCAAGGATACCAACATGAAGGACATCCAGGATGTTCTTCGTTACCAGAGTTCCTCCGCGGGTGACGGCCGCATGGGCATCATCCAACCCGCCACGGGCTTCACCCCGTCGGGCATCATGACGCTGCGCGGTTTCCCGATCAACTCGCGCCTGCGCAACGGCCTGCTCCGCTACAACGCCTACAGCCTCGACAACGTCGAACGCGTTGAGGTCATCAAGGGACCGGCGGCGGTGTTCTTCGGCAACGCCTTCCCGGGCGGCGTCATCAACTACGTCACCAAGCAGCCTTCCTTCTCGAAGATTCCGACCACGGTCACCGCTTCCTACAGCGGCTACGACGACCGCATCGGCGGCGAGCGCGTCACGCTCGACACCAACCAGGTCTTTTCGGAGAAGGCGGCCATGCGCGTCGTCGGCGCGTGGGACAACGGCATCGGCAACCAGCGCTTCGAATACCAGAAGGGCTACTCGGTCAACGCCGGCCTCACCCTGATTCCGTTCAAGAGCGGCCGGCTCAAGGTCGCCATCGAGGGCGAAGTGCTGCAGCGCCTGCGCAACCAGGATGACAATTCCTACATCTGGCCCACCCAGTGGCTCGATGACTACAAGGCCCCGCCTGCGGCCCTGCTGACCCTCACGGGTCTTTCGGCCACCGCCTACCAGGCCCGCATCTTCAACAACGTTGGCCAATGGATCGCGGACAAGCGCAACGCGGCGAACGACCAGTATCTCCCCCTGTATACCTCCGTCGCGCGCGGCGCCTATATCACCGATGCGAGCGGCAACCGCGTGCTCGACGAGAAGTTCAACTACTACGGGTCCGGCACCTACACGAAGGACGAAAACTCCACCTTCGCGGTCGTGACCGACTTCAAGGCCACCGACTGGCTGGATATCCGTCACAACTACACCTCGGTTCAGTCGCGTTTTGACCGCGTGTTCTCCTCGGCCAATCCTTATGCCGACGGGCGCCGCTACAACCTCGGCGGTGTGGCCACACAGGGCTACCAGATTGACGCCTACTACCACCAGCTCGATGCGGTGTTCAAGGCGAGCTTCGCCGGCATGGACAACAAGATCCTCGTGGGCGGACTCATGGGCGAGACCTACAACTCGTTCTACGGTTCGAACAATCACACGAACCTGTTCCCGTTCTACGGCTACCTCCCGGGCGCTTACGACAAGCCTGACGAGGGCTACGTCTCCCCGATCCCGGCCGCCTTCCGCCACCCCGTGCTGGGCTGGGGCGTGGACAAGCAGTTCATCCGCGACCGCTTCGGCAAGATTCTCACCCCGCAGCAGATCTTCTCCGAGTATGATCCGGGCGTGCACATGAATCCCGACATCCGCCGCATCACCCCGATCGATCGCGGCCTCGTGGACCACAGCCGTCCGAAGCGCGAGGAATGGTATGTCAACTGGCAGGGTTCGGCCTTCGACAACCGTCTCACCGCCTTCCTCGGCTATCGCGAGGAGAAGACGAGCACCGTCGGCCAGCTGGTCGCGGCCAACCCGCCCTGGTTCATCGTCGACGACTTCGCCCTGCAGAACATCCCGCAGGCGGACTGGGTCACCTACGGCCTGAGCCCGATCTTCTCCCGCCCGCGCACCACCAAGGGCAGCTCCAAGATGATCGGCGCCTCCTTCGAGGTGAAGAAAAACGTCAGCGTCTACGCGAGCGTGTCGCAGACCTTCCTCCCGAGTGGCGTCACCTACCTGGGCGGCGACTATGATCCGAACGCGGTCAACACCCGCGCGACCCTGCTCGGCCTGAACGGCTCCACGGAAAACGCCCGCCTCGTCTCCGAGGGCGGCCTCACCGAAGTGCAGAACGAAAAGGGCTTGAACATGGAGTTCGGCGTCAAGGTCGCGCTCGATGACAACAAGATCGTCGGCACCGCCTCGGTCTTCCGCGTGAACCGCAAGAACCGCGTGCTCGACGACACCCTCCGCCAGTTCAACGAACCGCTGAACTATCTCCTGCCGAACAAGCAGGGCACGTTCAGCCGCATCGTCCGCTGGTATTCGGCCTCCGCCGAGGAGGAGAACGAAGGCGCCGAGTTCGAGGTCATCTGGACCCCGAAGCGCAACTACCAGGCCGTCATCTCCGGTTCCTGGATCTGGCGCTCCGAGACGCTGGCTGATCCCAGCCTCGCGCTCACCCCGACCTCCACCGTCGCCCAGCGCATCCAGAACGAGATCACGTTCAGCAGCCGCCTGATCAACACGCCGGAGTTCCGCTTCAACGTGTTCCAGAAATACACGTTCAGCGACAACTTCATCGGCGACTACGGCCGCGGCTTCAGCATCGGCCTCGGCACCCGCTACTCGAGCGAGATCAACATCCAGAACAACGTGAACATGTGGACCGCCCGCGGCGGCCTTGCGGCCGGCGACTACGTGGTGTTCGACACGGTGTTCAGCTATCCCTTCGAGGTGTTCGGCTACAAGCTGTCCGGCACGCTCAATGTCAGCAACGTGACGGACAAGGAATACTCCGAGGGTAACTACAACCTCGCCGAGCCCCGCTCCTACATGTTCTCGCTGGGCATGAAGTTCTAA